In Eubalaena glacialis isolate mEubGla1 chromosome 4, mEubGla1.1.hap2.+ XY, whole genome shotgun sequence, one DNA window encodes the following:
- the LOC133089692 gene encoding granzyme A-like gives MKNSSTFLAATLSMVIFLLLIPEDLCVKIIGGNQVTPHSRPYMVLLQGKTICAGALIAKDWVLTAAHCNLNRRSQIVLGAHSITKKEPEKQIMFVKKEFPYPCYDQDTHESDLKLLKLNKKATINKNVAILPLPKLGDDVKPGTMCRVAGWGMFHNNSPPSDILREVNVTVIDRKICNDQRHYNYNPVIGLNMICAGSLQGGRDSCSGDSGSPLICEGIFRGITAFGLPGKCGDPRGPGVYILLSKKHLSWIAKTMKHAV, from the exons ATGAAGAACTCCTCTACCTTTCTGGCAGCCACTCTCTCAATGgtcatttttctccttctaatTCCTGAAG atcTCTGTGTAAAAATTATTGGAGGAAATCAAGTGACTCCTCATTCAAGACCCTACATGGTGCTACTTCAAGGGAAAACTATCTGTGCCGGGGCTTTGATTGCAAAAGACTGGGTATTGACTGCAGCTCACTGTAACCT GAACAGAAGATCCCAGATCGTTCTTGGGGCTCACTCAATAACCAAGAAAGAGCCTGAAAAACAGATCATGTTCGTTAAGAAAGAGTTTCCCTATCCATGCTATGACCAGGACACGCATGAGAGTGATCTTAAACTTCTAAAG CTGAACAAAAAAGCAACAATTAATAAAAACGTGGCTATCCTTCCTCTCCCTAAATTGGGGGATGATGTGAAACCGGGAACTATGTGTCGAGTTGCAGGGTGGGGTATGTTTCACAATAATTCACCTCCATCTGATATTTTGAGAGAGGTCAATGTCACCGTCATAGACAGAAAAATCTGCAACGATCAAAGGCACTATAATTATAACCCTGTGATTGGACTGAATATGATTTGTGCCGGAAGCCTCCAAGGTGGAAGAGACTCCTGCAGT GGAGATTCTGGAAGCCCTTTGATATGTGAAGGCATTTTCAGAGGCATCACTGCCTTTGGCCTTCCAGGGAAATGCGGAGACCCTCGAGGACCTGGCGTCTATATTCTTCTCTCAAAGAAACACCTCAGCTGGATAGCTAAGACTATGAAACATGCAGTTTAG